The Drosophila gunungcola strain Sukarami chromosome 3L unlocalized genomic scaffold, Dgunungcola_SK_2 000003F, whole genome shotgun sequence genome contains a region encoding:
- the LOC128258658 gene encoding mucin-5AC, which produces MEARVSNLLPWFLVAVAVFWSWQINVLALPKVEPRHKTCDNEQRYENQVMCEDKEFGALVPYPDNCSLFLVCDCLYPTVKLCPANLWWDNQTQQCNYRQAVECIYYTIETPEPTSGTTRITQEPTTSTEKITEETSTTPSSNYSTTESTEVTTPKTTQVPTTSTEKITTESTANTEEASTTPSSNNPTSSWDPPPAPPGIPDDYCREYEDGSLHHYPYNCQAYINCTHGWPVLNYCIDDKVFNQYLLICDTPDQAECEELPLPTTTTEITPTSTTEEDVTCGPTPEGIEEDYCMPKANGFYEYPYNCSGYLACKNGCTDLDYCQPDKLFNTWLHICDTPDSVWCEVLPFPTTPGTTGKPTTPSITTTPSTEGSSTTGSSTSTTEEIITTTPGLPPDVDPNDCKGLPDGTIFAYIGNCSEYLICQHNQVELDRCPPPLLFNPDWLVCDNPDDVVCLADRTTTPIPTTKPTTTTEVNTKTTTTTTEATTLGPDQLCQGQELGASFPYTDDCSKYYLCLGNGIWSLAPCIYSSYFDPKTGECGPNVSPDACKAPQVTTTTSTTEATTTERITTPRPTTQETSTTEKTTTTSAPTTGICGGRNENENIAYPKNCNKYIVCVSPIPIAFFCPEDTFFSSKLQKCVESWEESDCEGDQSTTTPEPGYTRPPPEPTMCTNSSRHTFPYPENCQWFIRCVDDYIYMMDVCNCGEYYDPISEKCGPDVPSDACRWDYTSTTSTTSEPTTTTAVTRPPPQKGPCDDADDGALVPYPNDCSKYIKCDRPIAEAFECEEGDEFSVDLEKCVDASLANCSITTTAKSSESTTTPSEGDSSSSTTEPTTEPSTISTTESSTISSTELTTELSTESTTELSTISSTESTTKITTEIPTESTRIPTTPEPESSSTVPGTTTTDSTTAKPSQGICEGKTDDSLVPYPRNCSKFIICQYPIPVGYDCPDGLEFSPSELTCMDPELAGCSPKLTTPGLTTLAPTSPSTTESTTVTTTPQTTTTESTTVTTTPKTTTTPETTTTEFTTSSSTTEPTTVSTTPRTTTTTESTTYPSTTQPTTDSTTPKTTTVSTTPEPTSTELTTDSTTPMPTTTESTTPKTTTTDSTTVSTTTELTTTTLAPPTTFDPYTPNICCGQPLGTLLAYPNDCSRYVVCDYPIPYAVDCEEGTVFDEKLLRCAAMSNEKCLLMQF; this is translated from the exons ATGGAAG CTCGAGTTTCCAACCTTTTGCCATGGTTTTTGGTGGCTGTAGCTGTTTTCTGGAGCTGGCAAATAAATGTCTTGGCCCTGCCGAAGGTCGAACCTCGCCATAAAACCTGTGACAATGAGCAGCGATATGAAAACCAGGTGATGTGCGAGGACAAAGAATTTGGGGCTTTGGTTCCTTATCCGGACAATTGTAGTCTGTTCCTGGTGTGCGATTGTCTCTATCCTACGGTCAAATTGTGTCCAGCGAATCTGTGGTGGGATAACCAGACTCAGCAATGCAATTACCGACAAGCCGTGGAGTGTATTTACTATACGATTGAAACGCCTGAGCCCACGAGTGGAACTACACGAATAACCCAAGAGCCAACAACCAGCACTGAAAAGATAACCGAAGAAACTTCAACCACTCCCTCCAGTAATTATTCAACTACCGAGTCAACAGAAGTAACAACCCCAAAAACAACTCAAGTGCCCACAACCAGTACTGAAAAGATAACCACAGAAAGTACTGCCAATACTGAAGAAGCTTCAACCACTCCCTCAAGTAACAATCCAACTTCTAGTTGGGATCCACCGCCTGCACCACCTGGAATTCCAGACGACTACTGTCGTGAATACGAAGATGGATCGCTGCATCATTATCCCTATAATTGCCAGGCCTACATTAACTGTACTCATGGCTGGCCCGTGCTGAATTATTGTATTGATGATAAGGTATTCAATCAGTACCTGCTCATTTGCGATACTCCCGATCAAGCGGAATGCGAGGAGTTGCCCCTACCCACAACCACCACCGAAATAACACCTACTTCGACCACTGAGGAGGATGTGACTTGCGGTCCAACGCCAGAGGGTATAGAGGAGGATTATTGCATGCCAAAAGCGAATGGTTTCTATGAGTATCCCTACAATTGCAGTGGCTACTTGGCCTGTAAAAATGGTTGCACAGACCTGGATTACTGCCAGCCagataaactttttaataccTGGCTCCACATTTGCGATACGCCCGATTCCGTGTGGTGTGAAGTATTGCCGTTTCCTACAACACCAGGAACGACTGGAAAGCCGACGACACCTTCAATCACTACAACGCCCTCAACTGAAGGTTCTTCCACAACAGGAAGTTCTACCAGTACCACAGAAGAGATCATAACCACTACACCTGGCCTTCCCCCAGATGTTGATCCAAATGACTGTAAGGGCTTACCTGATGGCACCATTTTCGCCTACATTGGAAATTGTTCCGAGTATCTGATTTGTCAACACAATCAAGTGGAATTGGATCGTTGTCCTCCTCCTTTGCTCTTCAATCCCGACTGGCTTGTATGCGACAACCCGGATGATGTTGTGTGCCTTGCAGATCGCACCACCACACCGATTCCCACCACCAAGCCGACCACAACCACTGAAGTAAACACTAAAACAACGACGACCACCACAGAAGCCACAACATTGGGACCTGATCAGCTTTGCCAAGGTCAAGAGCTGGGAGCTTCCTTTCCTTATACCGACGATTGCAGCAAATATTATCTATGTTTGGGCAATGGAATATGGAGTCTGGCACCCTGCATATATTCCAGCTACTTCGATCCCAAGACAGGCGAGTGTGGACCTAATGTGTCACCCGATGCTTGCAAAGCCCCACAAGTGACCACCACCACATCGACTACAGAGGCAACCACAACCGAAAGGATAACCACCCCGAGACCCACAACCCAAGAAACTTCAACTACTGAAAAGACAACCACAACTTCGGCTCCAACCACAGGAATTTGTGGGGGTCGAAATGAGAACGAGAATATAGCTTATCCCAAAAATTGCAACAAGTACATTGTTTGCGTTTCACCAATTCCAATAGCCTTTTTCTGTCCCGAGGATACATTCTTCAGTTCGAAATTACAGAAGTGCGTTGAAAGTTGGGAGGAGAGTGATTGTGAAGGAGATCAGAGCACTACTACTCCAGAACCAGGCTATACACGACCACCTCCGGAACCCACTATGTGCACAAATAGCAGTAGACATACTTTCCCGTATCCGGAGAACTGTCAATGGTTCATACGCTGTGTGGATGACTATATTTACATGATGGACGTCTGCAATTGTGGGGAGTACTACGATCCTATATCTGAAAAATGTGGGCCAGATGTTCCATCAGATGCATGCCGATGGGATTACACCTCAACGACTTCTACTACCAGTGAGCCGACCACGACCACAGCGGTTACGAGACCACCACCACAAAAAGGACCCTGTGATGATGCTGATGACGGAGCTCTGGTCCCCTATCCCAACGACTGCTCAAAGTATATAAAGTGCGATAGACCTATTGCAGAGGCCTTCGAGTGCGAAGAAGGGGATGAGTTTAGTGTGGATTTGGAAAAGTGTGTGGATGCTTCCCTGGCAAACTGTTCGATTACAACTACTGCAAAGTCCTCGGAATCGACGACGACTCCATCTGAAGGGGATTCGTCATCAAGCACTACTGAACCAACAACGGAACCTTCTACCATATCAACAACTGAGTCGTCTACAATATCTTCCACGGAATTGACCACCGAACTGTCTACAGAATCAACGACAGAATTATCTACTATATCTTCCACTGAGTCGACCACCAAAATAACTACTGAAATTCCTACGGAATCTACAAGAATTCCAACCACCCCCGAGCCAGAATCTTCTTCAACGGTACCGGGGACAACTACAACGGACTCGACTACAGCAAAGCCTTCACAGGGCATTTGTGAAGGCAAGACGGACGACTCGTTGGTGCCCTACCCTAGAAACTGTAGCAAGTTTATAATCTGCCAATATCCGATACCGGTTGGTTACGACTGTCCTGATGGTTTGGAGTTCAGTCCATCGGAACTGACATGCATGGATCCCGAGCTAGCTGGTTGTAGTCCCAAGTTAACCACTCCTGGATTGACAACTTTAGCCCCAACATCACCTTCTACAACGGAATCGACAACAGTTACAACGACTCCACAGACAACTACCACAGAATCAACAACCGTTACAACAACTCCTAAGACAACTACTACTCCCGAAACTACTACCACAGAATTCACAACATCATCTTCTACAACGGAACCCACAACAGTTTCAACAACTCCAAGGACAACCACTACCACAGAATCTACAACTTATCCTTCCACAACGCAACCCACAACAGATTCAACCACTCCAAAGACAACTACCGTTTCAACAACACCTGAGCCAACTTCTACAGAATTAACAACAGATTCAACCACTCCCATGCCAACTACCACGGAATCAACAACTCCTAAGACAACTACAACAGACTCAACAACAGTTTCAACAACGACAGagttaacaacaacaaccttGGCGCCTCCGACAACTTTCGATCCTTACACCCCCAATATTTGTTGCGGCCAACCTCTGGGAACTCTGCTTGCCTATCCCAATGATTGCAGTCGTTATGTCGTATGTGATTATCCCATTCCATATGCGGTGGACTGCGAAGAGGGAACGGTATTCGATGAGAAACTTCTTCGGTGCGCAGCTATGTCAAATGAGAAGTGccttttaatgcaattttaa